GCGACCTCGTGGTATCGATGCTCAACCAGGCCCGCGGTATTCAATGCCCGACTCCCGACGGCGCGTTTTACGTCTATCCGTCCTGCGCCGGCGTGCTTGGAAAGCGGTTGGCCGACGGCCGGACCATCAAGACCGACGAGGATTTCGTTCTGGCGCTGCTGGAGAGCGAGGGCGTCGCCGTGGTGCACGGGTCGGCATTCGGTTGTGGACCGAACTTCCGGATTTCCTACGCGGCATCCATGGACCTGCTCGATGAAGCCTGCCGCCGCATTCAACGATTTTGCGCCGGCCTCAGATAGGGATCGCGCGAATTCCTCAAAGGACACACCCTTTTTCAGCTGCCGGCTGCCAGGGAGCTTCCTGCGAAGTGAGGCCCCGCGCTCCGTGCGCCTGGAAATGCCGGTCGAAAAGAGTCCCGTGATCAGCCGCTCATTCGCTTCCGGCCGAAGCCGGCCCGCGCAAGAGGCGTCAATCGCGCTGCGAATTTGCATGTTGCGGGCCTGTGAATTCATTGGTATACAATCGCGTACAAGACAGCGAGGCTGGCAGCTGACCGATGCGCTGCGCTTCGGGCCAGCCGGGAGATGGAGATGGAGCAGCAAGGGAGCGCTGAGAGCCGGTGGCAGGATGACCTCTACGATCTCCTGCGGGAGGGTGGCGTCACGCTGTTCTCCTACGTGCCCGACGCCGGCCACAAGGTCGCGATCGAGCGTGCGTTGGCCGATCCCGGCGCGATCGCGGTTCCGCTGACGACCGAGCAGGAGGGCGTGGCGCTGGCGGCGGGCGCGCATCTCGGCGGCGCGAGGTCGGTGTTGCTGATGCAGAGCAGCGGCACCGGCAACTGCACCAACATGCTGTCGCTGATCGCGAACGGGCTGTTTCCGTTTCTCGCCGTCATCACCATGCGCGGCGATTTCGGCGAAGCCAATCCCTGGCAATATGCCATGGGACAGGCCGTCCAGCCCACGCTGGAAGCGATGGGCGTCATCTGCCTGCGGGCCGAAACTCCTGCCGATGTCGCGCCGGCGACCACTGCCGCGCTGTCCATGGCTTTCACCGCGGAGCGGCCGGTCGCCATTCTGCTGTCTCAGCGCCTGATTGGCGCCAAGGCGTTCTAGCTTCAGGGCATGTCGATGACCAGTACAAGGAAGATATCGTCAGGCCTCGATCGGAGCGAAGTCATTCCGAAGCTGTTCGGCGATCCCAGCGATTTCCTGATCATCGCCGGCCTGGCCGGAGCGGCAAAGGACATCGGCGCGCTCGCCAGGGAAGCGCCGAATACGTTCCTGTTTGGCGGAGCCATGGGCGGGGCCACGATGACGGGGCTCGGCCTTGCACTTGCCCAGCCGGATCGGCGCGTCGTGGTGGTGACCGGTGACGGCGACCTCCTGATGAGCATCGGGTCGCTCGCGACCATCGGCATCATGAAGCCGAAGAACCTCGCGGTCGTCTGCGTCGACAACGAACTTTATGGCGAAACAGGCAGCCAGGCCACGCATACCGGCCAGGGCGTCGATTTGCGGGTCGTCGCGAGCGGATGCGGCATTCCCGTCACGCATGAAGTGACGAACGAGGCCGACATTGCCCAGGCCGCCCGCCTGCTGCGGCAGTCCAACTCTCCAGTCTTCATCCTGCTGAAGGTCAACGGCAATCCGCCCCCACCCTATCGT
This genomic interval from Bradyrhizobium sp. NP1 contains the following:
- a CDS encoding thiamine pyrophosphate-dependent enzyme, encoding MTSTRKISSGLDRSEVIPKLFGDPSDFLIIAGLAGAAKDIGALAREAPNTFLFGGAMGGATMTGLGLALAQPDRRVVVVTGDGDLLMSIGSLATIGIMKPKNLAVVCVDNELYGETGSQATHTGQGVDLRVVASGCGIPVTHEVTNEADIAQAARLLRQSNSPVFILLKVNGNPPPPYRRNWHAHESKSAFRHALLGKR
- a CDS encoding phosphonopyruvate decarboxylase produces the protein MEQQGSAESRWQDDLYDLLREGGVTLFSYVPDAGHKVAIERALADPGAIAVPLTTEQEGVALAAGAHLGGARSVLLMQSSGTGNCTNMLSLIANGLFPFLAVITMRGDFGEANPWQYAMGQAVQPTLEAMGVICLRAETPADVAPATTAALSMAFTAERPVAILLSQRLIGAKAF